The nucleotide sequence TGACCTTGTGCCCCCCTGCCGGTCTTGGGCCTGGGCCAAGCCTCATATGTGTCCCGGGGCCTGGCCTGAGGCAGCAGAGTACCTGGGGACCGAGACTCTTGTCACTGaggaatccctgtctcctgctcaGGCGTCTGGCAGCCACTGCTCAGGATCTTTCCAGGAAGGAGGGCGCCCTCGCTGGTGTGTCCCCAGTCCTGGCCTAGGCTGCCTTCTGCTTCCGCTCCTCCTGCAGGAGGGGAGACAGGGTTGCCCACAccacctcccctcaccccctgcgCCAGCCCCGCCCCTCCAACGCCGAGACGCCCCGCGCCTGCTCAGAAAGAGCCTGGCCGTGGGCTTCCCCGCCCCGTCTCCTCCCTCCACCTCGGGTTTCCCCGAGAGACGAGCCCCCGCGGGCGGCCCCTCACCTTGATGGCCTTCTCCAGCAGGGACAAGGCCTCCTCGTACCGCGGGACCAGCGGCTGCAGGAGCTCGCTGGGGGTGTCATGCCGCTCCAGCCCGGGCACCCCACCTTCCTGGAGCATGCGGAGGAACCTCCTCTCCTGGAGGGAAGCACGGAGGGGAAGAGGTTCATCTccgcccaccccgccccacccccggcGCCCCAGGTAGAACCCAGCCCCGGCCTCCTGCTGAGACCACGAGGACTGACCTGCACTTTAAGGAGCAGCGTGAAGGCCTGTCCGGATTTTCCTGCCCGGGCAGTTCTTCCAACCCTGAAACCAAGCACAGCTGCTGCAGAGtgctggcccccagcccctcagGGATCTGAGGGAACTGTGGTTCCTCTCcaggccacccctgcccccagaccCAGGGTTAGGCCCGCACCTGTGCACGTAGGTCCGCAGGTACTGGGGGGCATCGTAGTTGACCACCAGCTGCACGCCCTGCACGTCGATGCCGCGGGCCGTGGCGTCAGTGCTGATGAGACTGGTGGGATACAAGGGGCTGTGGGTCCTGTCCGAGGCCAGGAGGGGGGAACACCTCCCACAGGGGACACTCCCATGAAGTCCAGAGGTGCATTTCCTGCACCAGGAGACCTTCAGGAACCCAGCTGACCCCTGAGTGCCCCTCCCCAGAGCAGGACCCGGCCTGTCTGCCAGGTACTCACAGCTGGATCTTCCCCTGCTCAAACTGCTTCAAGATGCTCTTCCTCTGGCCAGGCCCGTAGCGGGAGGAGAACTCAGCCACGGTCACACCCCCGAAAGCCTGGACCAGCAGGAACAGCCTGGGTGAGAGAAGCCAGAGCCCAGTGGGCTGGGGCCAGAACCACCTCTGCCTCTGCTCCTGCCCGACCCTGGGCAGCCAGGCCTCACCTGTGTGAGTTCTCACGGGAGTTGGTGAAGCAGAGGACCCGTGAGAAGTTCATTTCCAATATCAGATGCAAGACGACCAATGGCTTGAAACGGAGACTGCAGGGCACGTAGTGATGCTGTGGGGGACGGCACGGGGTTGGCCAGGGCCCGGGTGCCTAGatgcaccccctccccacccccagtgccCTGCTCACCGTGAGCCCTGCGGGGAAGGTGTACTTCCCACCCGAGTCCGTGTCCATGTCAACGTCGGGGTCTCTGGGGCCCTTGTGCGCTGACCCCGTTGAGAAGAGCCGGGGCTGGTAAAGGCCAAGCTGCTGCAGCTTTTCGGGGTTCTGGGTCAGGGTGGCTGAGAAGAGTAGCTTCTGCAGGGGCATCTGGGGACAGCACATGCTGAAAGGGAATGGGGTACTGGAAAAGCAGCCACAGCCCAGCCAGCAGCCCCTCCAGCCTGGCGGGGAGCATCTCAGATGGAGACGGCTCGAGGGACCAGCTCAGGGCAGCCCCCCTGGCAGTcccactgcagggagcagagCAAGCTCAGGGCTCAGTACCTGGCAGCAGTCACCACCCGGGGCTGCGTTCTCTGGAGCACAGCACAGGGATCCTTGGGGCCCTCACTGGGAAAGGCGGCAGCCACCACCCGAGGCAGCCAGGACTGGTGCATGCTGTCGATCATGCGGTCGGCCTCATCAATGATCTGCAGGAGACAGGAAGCTGAGGTCGGCTTCAGCTCTAGGCCCGGGCCTCCCTCCAAGTGGGCGACCTACCAGGAAGCGGAGGTGCTGGAGGCTGAATCCTGGGGTCTGGTCAACGTGGTCCACCAGGCGGCCAGGGGTGGCCACCACGATGTCGGCCAGGCAGCGGAAGCCATCTGCTCTGTGGGCAGAGGGTGGCTCAGCAGGGTTCCCTGACACTGACCCCTCCTATGTGGGGACCCTGTGGATGGCAGTCGCTGCCACTCCCCTGGGGCCAGATGGCTCCCGCTCAGCTGCACAAAGTGAGCCTGCCTCCCCGAGGCACCCACAGCCCAGTGGGACCTACGTCTTCTGCACGAGGCTCTCCTGCTCCTTAGCCAGAGACTTCTGCCCGGTGATCAGGGCCGCCCGAAGAGGAGTGGCATCCGTGTAGACGTTGAACACTTTGCTCACCTGGGAGAGAAGCGGCCATTACCAGTGTGATCTGAGACCCctctgcagcaacaaagaccctggATCTGACCTCCAGGCATGGGGTCCACGTACCTGCTGGGCCAGCTCCTTGGTTGGCAGCACAACCAGGGCACGAACCTGGCACACAGCTCGATGGAGCAGGGCCTGCAGAGGAGGATGACCGCTCGTGTCAGCAGGGTCGCTCCCTGACTGCATGTCTGACCAGAGAGTGAGGGGTCCTAACGCTCACCTGCACCACAGGGATGACGAAGGCCAGGGTCTTCCCACTGCCCGTTGGGGCAGAAACACAGAGGTCGCTAGGCCGGTAGCCACCTCTGCTGACCAGAAACCCATTGGCTGTGCTCTCTAGGAGAGCAGGAATCACTGCAGCCTGCACTGGACAGAGAAgggcaagaggcaggtcatgtctGTGCAGGGACACCCAGGATTAGCACAGGCTCTGAGGCCAGAAATAGCCTCTTCCCCATCTGTGACCTCTAGGCTGGGCTCTCCCTCAGGGTCGGCACCAGGGCCTCCACGGGTGTCGAAGAGGCTGAAGGTGCTGAGACCAAGTCCACACCTGACACTGGACGTGTGCAGGGGCTGCCTGTGTTGGCAGCTGCTGAGTGAGGCCCTGCATGGCCCTGAACATGCTCTAGAAGggaccccacccccgcccccgtccacctgcccagggctggggcaCCTGGAAAGTAGGATGAGATGCCCTGTGCCCGCAGCTTCTTCTGCAGGTCTGGGTGGACTTCAGGGATGTCTTCGATAGGCACCAAGCCTTCAGTTACATTCTTTCCAACGCAGCTTGGCTGAGCCAACCACACTGGCAAGAAAGGCTGGACCTATCACAAAGGACAGAAGAGAAAGACCAGGTGAATACTCCACAGCCAGCTGGGAAGCTGGGAAGCCAAGAACTCAAAACACTCAGGCTAAAGAGGCTGTAGAAACAGGCAAGGCTTCAAACTTCTCCCAGCTCTTTTTTTCTCCACGGCTTTTGGGATCTGAATTGttgttcagggattgaaccctcaggaatcgaacccagatccttggcagtgaaagtgtggaatcctaatcactggaccatcagagagtGCCTAGCTTTTCCCAGCTTTTCCTTGACCCCCACAACTCACTCTCCATGTGAGGTTTAAAGGAACTGAGAAATACAATCCAAAATGCGCCACTTCCTGAGCCAAACCAACCACCCAGGGACTTACATTCGCACCTACGATAACATTCACACTCTAAAAATATCTGTGCTCTGAGCCACAGCTCCAGTGCCCCATGACCTGGCAGTTTCTCGCCCCCCAAGTATACAATCCCCTTCATGCTTTTTATACACTAAGCTCATTATTAACTCAGGGCCTTTGCTCCAATCTGGTCTTCTGCCTGGCACACACTTCCCTGCCCCTCTTCCCCCATCTTAACTAGGCTGATTTCTGTCTTTAAGAAAGACAGATCCCAACTCAACATGGATCTCCCAATAAGAACCTACTCTACAGCACGGGAAACTCTATtccatactctgtaataacctatatgggaatagaataaaaaacagaatggatataaaatgcttgctccttggaagaaaagctatgacaaagcatattaaaaagcagaaacattactttgccaacaaagctccatatagtcaagggtattgtttttccagtagtcatacatggatgtgagaattggaccataaagaaggctgagtgccaaaaaactgatgcttttgaactgtggtgttggagaagactcttgagagtcccctggactgcaagtagatccaacctatcctaaaggaaataagtcctgaatattcatcggaaggactgatgctgaagctgaaactccaatactttggccacctgatgcaa is from Muntiacus reevesi chromosome 13, mMunRee1.1, whole genome shotgun sequence and encodes:
- the DDX51 gene encoding ATP-dependent RNA helicase DDX51, which gives rise to MALFHVARYAGPEAAGAEAEADSRARALLERLQCRARERQLKKQPPQEAPEEAAQSAPVAGKRRRRPRRTRRREGGREPGSPPAPPRKRQKTDDEDEEEGAESSEETPAESSVGAEAARSLEGRGGPPPEEASGALTHALVLGGFGRSKVPKVQPFLPVWLAQPSCVGKNVTEGLVPIEDIPEVHPDLQKKLRAQGISSYFPVQAAVIPALLESTANGFLVSRGGYRPSDLCVSAPTGSGKTLAFVIPVVQALLHRAVCQVRALVVLPTKELAQQVSKVFNVYTDATPLRAALITGQKSLAKEQESLVQKTADGFRCLADIVVATPGRLVDHVDQTPGFSLQHLRFLIIDEADRMIDSMHQSWLPRVVAAAFPSEGPKDPCAVLQRTQPRVVTAASMCCPQMPLQKLLFSATLTQNPEKLQQLGLYQPRLFSTGSAHKGPRDPDVDMDTDSGGKYTFPAGLTHHYVPCSLRFKPLVVLHLILEMNFSRVLCFTNSRENSHRLFLLVQAFGGVTVAEFSSRYGPGQRKSILKQFEQGKIQLLISTDATARGIDVQGVQLVVNYDAPQYLRTYVHRVGRTARAGKSGQAFTLLLKVQERRFLRMLQEGGVPGLERHDTPSELLQPLVPRYEEALSLLEKAIKEERKQKAA